The following coding sequences are from one Clostridioides difficile ATCC 9689 = DSM 1296 window:
- the tcdE gene encoding holin-like glycosylating toxin export protein TcdE — MHSSSPFYISNGNKIFFYINLGGVMNMTISFLSEHIFIKLVILTISFDTLLGCLSAIKSRKFNSSFGIDGGIRKVAMIACIFFLSVVDILTKFNFLFMLPQDCINFLRLKHLGISEFFSILFILYESVSILKNMCLCGLPVPKRLKEKIAILLDAMTDEMNAKDEK; from the coding sequence ATGCACAGTAGTTCACCTTTTTATATTTCTAATGGTAACAAAATATTTTTTTATATAAACCTAGGAGGCGTTATGAATATGACAATATCTTTTTTATCAGAGCATATATTTATAAAGTTAGTAATTTTAACTATATCATTTGATACATTATTAGGATGTTTAAGTGCAATAAAAAGTCGTAAATTTAATTCTAGTTTTGGAATAGATGGAGGAATCAGAAAAGTAGCAATGATAGCATGTATATTTTTTTTATCAGTAGTTGACATTCTTACAAAGTTTAACTTTTTATTTATGTTACCACAAGATTGTATCAATTTTTTAAGACTAAAACATCTTGGAATATCTGAATTTTTCTCTATTTTATTTATTTTATATGAAAGTGTAAGTATATTAAAAAATATGTGCTTATGTGGATTACCAGTACCTAAGAGATTAAAGGAAAAAATAGCAATTTTACTAGATGCAATGACAGATGAAATGAATGCTAAGGATGAAAAGTAA
- the tcdB gene encoding glycosylating toxin TcdB (Toxigenic strains produce this toxin (TcdB) or TcdA. TcdB-producing strains are tumorigenic in mice.) — MSLVNRKQLEKMANVRFRTQEDEYVAILDALEEYHNMSENTVVEKYLKLKDINSLTDIYIDTYKKSGRNKALKKFKEYLVTEVLELKNNNLTPVEKNLHFVWIGGQINDTAINYINQWKDVNSDYNVNVFYDSNAFLINTLKKTVVESAINDTLESFRENLNDPRFDYNKFFRKRMEIIYDKQKNFINYYKAQREENPELIIDDIVKTYLSNEYSKEIDELNTYIEESLNKITQNSGNDVRNFEEFKNGESFNLYEQELVERWNLAAASDILRISALKEIGGMYLDVDMLPGIQPDLFESIEKPSSVTVDFWEMTKLEAIMKYKEYIPEYTSEHFDMLDEEVQSSFESVLASKSDKSEIFSSLGDMEASPLEVKIAFNSKGIINQGLISVKDSYCSNLIVKQIENRYKILNNSLNPAISEDNDFNTTTNTFIDSIMAEANADNGRFMMELGKYLRVGFFPDVKTTINLSGPEAYAAAYQDLLMFKEGSMNIHLIEADLRNFEISKTNISQSTEQEMASLWSFDDARAKAQFEEYKRNYFEGSLGEDDNLDFSQNIVVDKEYLLEKISSLARSSERGYIHYIVQLQGDKISYEAACNLFAKTPYDSVLFQKNIEDSEIAYYYNPGDGEIQEIDKYKIPSIISDRPKIKLTFIGHGKDEFNTDIFAGFDVDSLSTEIEAAIDLAKEDISPKSIEINLLGCNMFSYSINVEETYPGKLLLKVKDKISELMPSISQDSIIVSANQYEVRINSEGRRELLDHSGEWINKEESIIKDISSKEYISFNPKENKITVKSKNLPELSTLLQEIRNNSNSSDIELEEKVMLTECEINVISNIDTQIVEERIEEAKNLTSDSINYIKDEFKLIESISDALCDLKQQNELEDSHFISFEDISETDEGFSIRFINKETGESIFVETEKTIFSEYANHITEEISKIKGTIFDTVNGKLVKKVNLDTTHEVNTLNAAFFIQSLIEYNSSKESLSNLSVAMKVQVYAQLFSTGLNTITDAAKVVELVSTALDETIDLLPTLSEGLPIIATIIDGVSLGAAIKELSETSDPLLRQEIEAKIGIMAVNLTTATTAIITSSLGVASGFSILLVPLAGISAGIPSLVNNELVLRDKATKVVDYFKHVSLVETEGVFTLLDDKIMMPQDDLVISEIDFNNNSIVLGKCEIWRMEGGSGHTVTDDIDHFFSAPSITYREPHLSIYDVLEVQKEELDLSKDLMVLPNAPNRVFAWETGWTPGLRSLENDGTKLLDRIRDNYEGEFYWRYFAFIADALITTLKPRYEDTNIRINLDSNTRSFIVPIITTEYIREKLSYSFYGSGGTYALSLSQYNMGINIELSESDVWIIDVDNVVRDVTIESDKIKKGDLIEGILSTLSIEENKIILNSHEINFSGEVNGSNGFVSLTFSILEGINAIIEVDLLSKSYKLLISGELKILMLNSNHIQQKIDYIGFNSELQKNIPYSFVDSEGKENGFINGSTKEGLFVSELPDVVLISKVYMDDSKPSFGYYSNNLKDVKVITKDNVNILTGYYLKDDIKISLSLTLQDEKTIKLNSVHLDESGVAEILKFMNRKGNTNTSDSLMSFLESMNIKSIFVNFLQSNIKFILDANFIISGTTSIGQFEFICDENDNIQPYFIKFNTLETNYTLYVGNRQNMIVEPNYDLDDSGDISSTVINFSQKYLYGIDSCVNKVVISPNIYTDEINITPVYETNNTYPEVIVLDANYINEKINVNINDLSIRYVWSNDGNDFILMSTSEENKVSQVKIRFVNVFKDKTLANKLSFNFSDKQDVPVSEIILSFTPSYYEDGLIGYDLGLVSLYNEKFYINNFGMMVSGLIYINDSLYYFKPPVNNLITGFVTVGDDKYYFNPINGGAASIGETIIDDKNYYFNQSGVLQTGVFSTEDGFKYFAPANTLDENLEGEAIDFTGKLIIDENIYYFDDNYRGAVEWKELDGEMHYFSPETGKAFKGLNQIGDYKYYFNSDGVMQKGFVSINDNKHYFDDSGVMKVGYTEIDGKHFYFAENGEMQIGVFNTEDGFKYFAHHNEDLGNEEGEEISYSGILNFNNKIYYFDDSFTAVVGWKDLEDGSKYYFDEDTAEAYIGLSLINDGQYYFNDDGIMQVGFVTINDKVFYFSDSGIIESGVQNIDDNYFYIDDNGIVQIGVFDTSDGYKYFAPANTVNDNIYGQAVEYSGLVRVGEDVYYFGETYTIETGWIYDMENESDKYYFNPETKKACKGINLIDDIKYYFDEKGIMRTGLISFENNNYYFNENGEMQFGYINIEDKMFYFGEDGVMQIGVFNTPDGFKYFAHQNTLDENFEGESINYTGWLDLDEKRYYFTDEYIAATGSVIIDGEEYYFDPDTAQLVISE; from the coding sequence ATGAGTTTAGTTAATAGAAAACAGTTAGAAAAAATGGCAAATGTAAGATTTCGTACTCAAGAAGATGAATATGTTGCAATATTGGATGCTTTAGAAGAATATCATAATATGTCAGAGAATACTGTAGTCGAAAAATATTTAAAATTAAAAGATATAAATAGTTTAACAGATATTTATATAGATACATATAAAAAATCTGGTAGAAATAAAGCCTTAAAAAAATTTAAGGAATATCTAGTTACAGAAGTATTAGAGCTAAAGAATAATAATTTAACTCCAGTTGAGAAAAATTTACATTTTGTTTGGATTGGAGGTCAAATAAATGACACTGCTATTAATTATATAAATCAATGGAAAGATGTAAATAGTGATTATAATGTTAATGTTTTTTATGATAGTAATGCATTTTTGATAAACACATTGAAAAAAACTGTAGTAGAATCAGCAATAAATGATACACTTGAATCATTTAGAGAAAACTTAAATGACCCTAGATTTGACTATAATAAATTCTTCAGAAAACGTATGGAAATAATTTATGATAAACAGAAAAATTTCATAAACTACTATAAAGCTCAAAGAGAAGAAAATCCTGAACTTATAATTGATGATATTGTAAAGACATATCTTTCAAATGAGTATTCAAAGGAGATAGATGAACTTAATACCTATATTGAAGAATCCTTAAATAAAATTACACAGAATAGTGGAAATGATGTTAGAAACTTTGAAGAATTTAAAAATGGAGAGTCATTCAACTTATATGAACAAGAGTTGGTAGAAAGGTGGAATTTAGCTGCTGCTTCTGACATATTAAGAATATCTGCATTAAAAGAAATTGGTGGTATGTATTTAGATGTTGATATGTTACCAGGAATACAACCAGACTTATTTGAGTCTATAGAGAAACCTAGTTCAGTAACAGTGGATTTTTGGGAAATGACAAAGTTAGAAGCTATAATGAAATACAAAGAATATATACCAGAATATACCTCAGAACATTTTGACATGTTAGACGAAGAAGTTCAAAGTAGTTTTGAATCTGTTCTAGCTTCTAAGTCAGATAAATCAGAAATATTCTCATCACTTGGTGATATGGAGGCATCACCACTAGAAGTTAAAATTGCATTTAATAGTAAGGGTATTATAAATCAAGGGCTAATTTCTGTGAAAGACTCATATTGTAGCAATTTAATAGTAAAACAAATCGAGAATAGATATAAAATATTGAATAATAGTTTAAATCCAGCTATTAGCGAGGATAATGATTTTAATACTACAACGAATACCTTTATTGATAGTATAATGGCTGAAGCTAATGCAGATAATGGTAGATTTATGATGGAACTAGGAAAGTATTTAAGAGTTGGTTTCTTCCCAGATGTTAAAACTACTATTAACTTAAGTGGCCCTGAAGCATATGCGGCAGCTTATCAAGATTTATTAATGTTTAAAGAAGGCAGTATGAATATCCATTTGATAGAAGCTGATTTAAGAAACTTTGAAATCTCTAAAACTAATATTTCTCAATCAACTGAACAAGAAATGGCTAGCTTATGGTCATTTGACGATGCAAGAGCTAAAGCTCAATTTGAAGAATATAAAAGGAATTATTTTGAAGGTTCTCTTGGTGAAGATGATAATCTTGATTTTTCTCAAAATATAGTAGTTGACAAGGAGTATCTTTTAGAAAAAATATCTTCATTAGCAAGAAGTTCAGAGAGAGGATATATACACTATATTGTTCAGTTACAAGGAGATAAAATTAGTTATGAAGCAGCATGTAACTTATTTGCAAAGACTCCTTATGATAGTGTACTATTTCAGAAAAATATAGAAGATTCAGAAATTGCATATTATTATAATCCTGGAGATGGTGAAATACAAGAAATAGACAAGTATAAAATTCCAAGTATAATTTCTGATAGACCTAAGATTAAATTAACATTTATTGGTCATGGTAAAGATGAATTTAATACTGATATATTTGCAGGTTTTGATGTAGATTCATTATCCACAGAAATAGAAGCAGCAATAGATTTAGCTAAAGAGGATATTTCTCCTAAGTCAATAGAAATAAATTTATTAGGATGTAATATGTTTAGCTACTCTATCAACGTAGAGGAGACTTATCCTGGAAAATTATTACTTAAAGTTAAAGATAAAATATCAGAATTAATGCCATCTATAAGTCAAGACTCTATTATAGTAAGTGCAAATCAATATGAAGTTAGAATAAATAGTGAAGGAAGAAGAGAATTATTGGATCATTCTGGTGAATGGATAAATAAAGAAGAAAGTATTATAAAGGATATTTCATCAAAAGAATATATATCATTTAATCCTAAAGAAAATAAAATTACAGTAAAATCTAAAAATTTACCTGAGCTATCTACATTATTACAAGAAATTAGAAATAATTCTAATTCAAGTGATATTGAACTAGAAGAAAAAGTAATGTTAACAGAATGTGAGATAAATGTTATTTCAAATATAGATACGCAAATTGTTGAGGAAAGGATTGAAGAAGCTAAGAATTTAACTTCTGACTCTATTAATTATATAAAAGATGAATTTAAACTAATAGAATCTATTTCTGATGCACTATGTGACTTAAAACAACAGAATGAATTAGAAGATTCTCATTTTATATCTTTTGAGGACATATCAGAGACTGATGAGGGATTTAGTATAAGATTTATTAATAAAGAAACTGGAGAATCTATATTTGTAGAAACTGAAAAAACAATATTCTCTGAATATGCTAATCATATAACTGAAGAGATTTCTAAGATAAAAGGTACTATATTTGATACTGTAAATGGTAAGTTAGTAAAAAAAGTAAATTTAGATACTACACACGAAGTAAATACTTTAAATGCTGCATTTTTTATACAATCATTAATAGAATATAATAGTTCTAAAGAATCTCTTAGTAATTTAAGTGTAGCAATGAAAGTCCAAGTTTACGCTCAATTATTTAGTACTGGTTTAAATACTATTACAGATGCAGCCAAAGTTGTTGAATTAGTATCAACTGCATTAGATGAAACTATAGACTTACTTCCTACATTATCTGAAGGATTACCTATAATTGCAACTATTATAGATGGTGTAAGTTTAGGTGCAGCAATCAAAGAGCTAAGTGAAACGAGTGACCCATTATTAAGACAAGAAATAGAAGCTAAGATAGGTATAATGGCAGTAAATTTAACAACAGCTACAACTGCAATCATTACTTCATCTTTGGGGGTAGCTAGTGGATTTAGTATACTTTTAGTTCCTTTAGCAGGAATTTCAGCAGGTATACCAAGCTTAGTAAACAATGAACTTGTACTTCGAGATAAGGCAACAAAGGTTGTAGATTATTTTAAACATGTTTCATTAGTTGAAACTGAAGGAGTATTTACTTTATTAGATGATAAAATAATGATGCCACAAGATGATTTAGTGATATCAGAAATAGATTTTAATAATAATTCAATAGTTTTAGGTAAATGTGAAATCTGGAGAATGGAAGGTGGTTCAGGTCATACTGTAACTGATGATATAGATCACTTCTTTTCAGCACCATCAATAACATATAGAGAGCCACACTTATCTATATATGACGTATTGGAAGTACAAAAAGAAGAACTTGATTTGTCAAAAGATTTAATGGTATTACCTAATGCTCCAAATAGAGTATTTGCTTGGGAAACAGGATGGACACCAGGTTTAAGAAGCTTAGAAAATGATGGCACAAAACTGTTAGACCGTATAAGAGATAACTATGAAGGTGAGTTTTATTGGAGATATTTTGCTTTTATAGCTGATGCTTTAATAACAACATTAAAACCAAGATATGAAGATACTAATATAAGAATAAATTTAGATAGTAATACTAGAAGTTTTATAGTTCCAATAATAACTACAGAATATATAAGAGAAAAATTATCATATTCTTTCTATGGTTCAGGAGGAACTTATGCATTGTCTCTTTCTCAATATAATATGGGTATAAATATAGAATTAAGTGAAAGTGATGTTTGGATTATAGATGTTGATAATGTTGTGAGAGATGTAACTATAGAATCTGATAAAATTAAAAAAGGTGATTTAATAGAAGGTATTTTATCTACACTAAGTATTGAAGAGAATAAAATTATCTTAAATAGCCATGAGATTAATTTTTCTGGTGAGGTAAATGGAAGTAATGGATTTGTTTCTTTAACATTTTCAATTTTAGAAGGAATAAATGCAATTATAGAAGTTGATTTATTATCTAAATCATATAAATTACTTATTTCTGGCGAATTAAAAATATTGATGTTAAATTCAAATCATATTCAACAGAAAATAGATTATATAGGATTCAATAGCGAATTACAGAAAAATATACCATATAGCTTTGTAGATAGTGAAGGAAAAGAGAATGGTTTTATTAATGGTTCAACAAAAGAAGGTTTATTTGTATCTGAATTACCTGATGTAGTTCTTATAAGTAAGGTTTATATGGATGATAGTAAGCCTTCATTTGGATATTATAGTAATAATTTGAAAGATGTCAAAGTTATAACTAAAGATAATGTTAATATATTAACAGGTTATTATCTTAAGGATGATATAAAAATCTCTCTTTCTTTGACTCTACAAGATGAAAAAACTATAAAGTTAAATAGTGTGCATTTAGATGAAAGTGGAGTAGCTGAGATTTTGAAGTTCATGAATAGAAAAGGTAATACAAATACTTCAGATTCTTTAATGAGCTTTTTAGAAAGTATGAATATAAAAAGTATTTTCGTTAATTTCTTACAATCTAATATTAAGTTTATATTAGATGCTAATTTTATAATAAGTGGTACTACTTCTATTGGCCAATTTGAGTTTATTTGTGATGAAAATGATAATATACAACCATATTTCATTAAGTTTAATACACTAGAAACTAATTATACTTTATATGTAGGAAATAGACAAAATATGATAGTGGAACCAAATTATGATTTAGATGATTCTGGAGATATATCTTCAACTGTTATCAATTTCTCTCAAAAGTATCTTTATGGAATAGACAGTTGTGTTAATAAAGTTGTAATTTCACCAAATATTTATACAGATGAAATAAATATAACGCCTGTATATGAAACAAATAATACTTATCCAGAAGTTATTGTATTAGATGCAAATTATATAAATGAAAAAATAAATGTTAATATCAATGATCTATCTATACGATATGTATGGAGTAATGATGGTAATGATTTTATTCTTATGTCAACTAGTGAAGAAAATAAGGTGTCACAAGTTAAAATAAGATTCGTTAATGTTTTTAAAGATAAGACTTTGGCAAATAAGCTATCTTTTAACTTTAGTGATAAACAAGATGTACCTGTAAGTGAAATAATCTTATCATTTACACCTTCATATTATGAGGATGGATTGATTGGCTATGATTTGGGTCTAGTTTCTTTATATAATGAGAAATTTTATATTAATAACTTTGGAATGATGGTATCTGGATTAATATATATTAATGATTCATTATATTATTTTAAACCACCAGTAAATAATTTGATAACTGGATTTGTGACTGTAGGCGATGATAAATACTACTTTAATCCAATTAATGGTGGAGCTGCTTCAATTGGAGAGACAATAATTGATGACAAAAATTATTATTTCAACCAAAGTGGAGTGTTACAAACAGGTGTATTTAGTACAGAAGATGGATTTAAATATTTTGCCCCAGCTAATACACTTGATGAAAACCTAGAAGGAGAAGCAATTGATTTTACTGGAAAATTAATTATTGACGAAAATATTTATTATTTTGATGATAATTATAGAGGAGCTGTAGAATGGAAAGAATTAGATGGTGAAATGCACTATTTTAGCCCAGAAACAGGTAAAGCTTTTAAAGGTCTAAATCAAATAGGTGATTATAAATACTATTTCAATTCTGATGGAGTTATGCAAAAAGGATTTGTTAGTATAAATGATAATAAACACTATTTTGATGATTCTGGTGTTATGAAAGTAGGTTACACTGAAATAGATGGCAAGCATTTCTACTTTGCTGAAAACGGAGAAATGCAAATAGGAGTATTTAATACAGAAGATGGATTTAAATATTTTGCTCATCATAATGAAGATTTAGGAAATGAAGAAGGTGAAGAAATCTCATATTCTGGTATATTAAATTTCAATAATAAAATTTACTATTTTGATGATTCATTTACAGCTGTAGTTGGATGGAAAGATTTAGAGGATGGTTCAAAGTATTATTTTGATGAAGATACAGCAGAAGCATATATAGGTTTGTCATTAATAAATGATGGTCAATATTATTTTAATGATGATGGAATTATGCAAGTTGGATTTGTCACTATAAATGATAAAGTCTTCTACTTCTCTGACTCTGGAATTATAGAATCTGGAGTACAAAACATAGATGACAATTATTTCTATATAGATGATAATGGTATAGTTCAAATTGGTGTATTTGATACTTCAGATGGATATAAATATTTTGCACCTGCTAATACTGTAAATGATAATATTTACGGACAAGCAGTTGAATATAGTGGTTTAGTTAGAGTTGGGGAAGATGTATATTATTTTGGAGAAACATATACAATTGAGACTGGATGGATATATGATATGGAAAATGAAAGTGATAAATATTATTTCAATCCAGAAACTAAAAAAGCATGCAAAGGTATTAATTTAATTGATGATATAAAATATTATTTTGATGAGAAGGGCATAATGAGAACGGGTCTTATATCATTTGAAAATAATAATTATTACTTTAATGAGAATGGTGAAATGCAATTTGGTTATATAAATATAGAAGATAAGATGTTCTATTTTGGTGAAGATGGTGTCATGCAGATTGGAGTATTTAATACACCAGATGGATTTAAATACTTTGCACATCAAAATACTTTGGATGAGAATTTTGAGGGAGAATCAATAAACTATACTGGTTGGTTAGATTTAGATGAAAAGAGATATTATTTTACAGATGAATATATTGCAGCAACTGGTTCAGTTATTATTGATGGTGAGGAGTATTATTTTGATCCTGATACAGCTCAATTAGTGATTAGTGAATAG